GCCACGCAGTAGAAGATCGTGTTGTGGACCTTGTACGTCGGTTCCTGGTGCGTGGTGGGGTGCGTGTCCTCGAAGCAGCCGCCCTGGTCCACCGCGATGTCGACCAGCACGGAGCCGGGCTTCATCCGCGAGACGAGCTCGTTCGTGACCAGCTTGGGGGCCTTGGCGCCCGGGATCAGCACGGAGCCGATGACGAGGTCGGCGTCGACCACGGACTTCTCGATCTCGTAGGCGTTGGAGGCCACCGTCTTCAGGCGGCCCTGGTACTGGGCATCCAGTTCGCGCAGCCGGTTGATGTTGATGTCCAGGATGGTGACGTCGGCGCCGAGGCCCAGGGCCATGGCGGCGGCGTTGGTGCCGGCAACACCGGCACCCAGGACAACCACCTTGGCCGGGCGGACACCCGGTACGCCGCCCAGCAGCACGCCCTTGCCGCCGGCCGGAGCCATCAGCGAGGTGGCGCCCACCTGGACGGACAGGCGGCCGGCAACCTCGGACATCGGGGCCAGCAGCGGCAGGCTGCGGCCCTCCTGGACGGTCTCGTAGGCGATGGCGGTGACGCCGGTGTTGATGAGTTCCTGCGTCAGCTCCGGCTCGGCCGCGAGGTGCAGGTAGGTGAAGAGGATCAGGCCCTTGCGGAAGCGGTGGTATTCGGCCTTGACCGGTTCCTTGACCTTCATGACCATATCGGCGCGGGCCCAGACGTCATCGGCGTCGGCGACGATCTCGGCGCCGGCGATGGCGTATTCCTCGTCCGTGATGCCCGAGCCCAGGCCCGCGCCGCGCTCCACCAGGACCGAGTGGCCGTGGGTGCGGAATTCGTGGACGCCGGCAGCCGTGATGGCGACGCGGAATTCATTGTTCTTGATCTCTTTGGGGACACCGATGATCATTTGTGGGCTCCAGTGCTGGTGGCCTTGTGGGCCGGGGTGAATGCGGGGAAGTCGTACTTCCAGAATAAATCCGGCTGTGAGGCAGGCGACAGGAGCCGCCGCGAGGTAATGCCAGTGGCCCGCGGAAACCCGGGCTTTTTCAAATAGCGGGCTGGACATTTGTCGAACCGGCGAGCGTCAGGTGTCGCCTGCTGTCCGCTGGCGGCCGCGTTCGCCGCGGCGCCCCGCCGCGCAGTAGTCTGGCAGGATGCAGCAGGATGTCGAACAGCTCGTGGAGCAGGTTGCCCTAAGACTGAGCCGCGGCCTCTCACTGGAGGATCTCGACGGTCAGCTGCTCGCCTACAGCTCCAACCAGTCTCACGCGGACCGGGTCCGGGTGAACTTCCTGCTCAGCAAGCGCGTCGCGCTGGACGTCAGCGCCTGGCAGCTCTCGCACGGGATCGCGACGGCGGTCCGCCCCGTCGTCGTGCCCGCCAATGAGGAGCTCGGGATGCTGGGCCGCGTCTGCGTTCCCCTGTTGGTGCGGGGTTTCCGGGTGGGGTACCTCTGGGTCCAGCTGGAAGCCGGCGAGCCGAACGCGACGTCGGTCCTCGCCCACCTGCCCGAAGTGGCCCGCGAGTTGGAGCAGCTTTCGGCCCTGCTGCTGGACTCCAATACGGCCGAATCTGAATTCCGTCGACGCCGCGAACAGGAATTCCTGGCCGCGTGCCAGGGCGAGTCCAACGCCGTCGCGGCCGTGGCCGGCTGGAAGGAAGTGCAGGGGCGCGGCCCCTGGCAGCTCGTGACGGTCCTCGACGCCGATGGCTGGGCGGAAGGCTCGGATCCGATCGCCTCTACGCTGATCCACCGCTCCGCGGCGCTGCAGGCCACCATCGGGGTGGATGCCGCGCTGTTCAGTGCCGGCACGGAGACCCACGCCGTCGTCTTGTTCAAGGAATCGACCGGGCGGGCGGACCACGCCCAGGTGCTGGTCCACTATCAGCTGGAGCTGGCCAAACGGTCCGGCCGGCCGGTCCACCGGATCATCCTCGGAACCTCGGAAGGCTTTGCGAGGCCGCGGGAACTCGCGGATGCGTACCGCCAGTCGCGGCAGGCCGCGCAGGCGGCGGCGGTGGATCCCCAGCTGGGGGAACTCGTGGACTGCCGGGCGACGGGGATCTACGAGCTGCTGGCCTCGGCCGGCGGCGGGGCGGGGGCGTGGGCGGACGCCGGCTCGGTCTATTTCCGCCTCCTGGAGGACCATGACCGGAACCAGGAGCTGTTGCCGGTGCTGGAGCTTTTTTACGACAATGACGGCTCAGTCCAGGAAGTGGCGGACAAACTGCACCTGCACCGGAGCAGTATCTACAACCGGCTGGGCCGGATCCGGCAGCTGCTGGGCGTCGATCCGCTGAAGGGGATCGTGCGGCTGGAACTCCACGCGGCGCTCAAGGCGCGGCGCTGGGCGGCCCGCCCCAGGATCTGACCCGGGGAGACTGCTGAACTCAGGTGCCGCGGCCGTCGCGTTCGGGCTGTTCGGGCTCCAGTGCGGGGCCGGGGTCGGCGCCTGCATCATCACGGTCCGCGGCGCGGGCTGCTTCCCTCGCTCCTTCACTCGCTCTCCTGCGGAGCGAAATCCGGCTGTCGATCCACATCGACACGGCCACAAACGCAACACAGCTGGCCATAAACGCAGCGGTGTTATTCAGCCCCATGGCGTTTCCGAGGATGCCGGTGAGCACCATGGCGGCAATGCCGGCCACGATGTGCCACCCTCTGAACTTACCCACAATTCAAGCGTAACCCCGGCCGTCTCCACGTTTCCGCGCAGCTCCGGGATCGTTGTTTGATCCTTATCACGCCGTCACGAAGCATCCGCGGCACCGTCATCCCCGTGGTCCGGAGCGCCGTCGGCGGTATTGTTCTTCTTCTGTTTTTCCAGCCAGGCCATGATATCGGCGAGCCGGATCCGCCGGTGCGTGCCCCGGTATTCCACCGGGATTTCGCCGCGGTCCGTCATGTTCCGCAGATAGGTGTGCGAGATGCCGGCCAGCTCGGCGGCCCGGGACGTGGTCAGCATTTCCTCGACGCTGCTGACCGTCACCGCATCGCCCCGGCTGAACCGCGCCAGCAGGTCAACGACGGCGTCCCGTGCCTGGGCTGGCAGCCGGTGGACGGTGCCGTCGACAAACACCGTGATGTCGTCGCTGCCGTCGAGGGCGTACCGGAGTTTCTGCGCGTCCTCAGCCGGAAGGGCGGCCGTCACCCGGGGAGCAATCAGTGTCATGGTGTGCATCCTAGTGCCCCGGCATCGGCCTCACACTGCGGCTGCCCTGCTGCAGCACTACAGTCCGAGCTCCTCGAGGACCGGCAGCTTCTCCCGGACCCAGGCACGGGCCTCGGTGGCGCTCGGCGCGGAGAGCGCCAGTTTGGCCAGCTCCTGCGCCTCGGCCAGGGTGACGGTCTTCAGCACGGCGGCCACGGCGGCCAGGGACCGGGCTGTCATGGACAGGGTCGAGACGCCCAGTCCGGTCAGGACGACGGCGAGGGCCGGGTCCGCGGCGGCCTCGCCGCAGACGCCGACCGGTTTGCTGTGGCCCTCCGCGACGGAACCTTCCACGGTCAGGCCGACGAGCCGGAGCACGGCAGGCTGCCACGGGGTATTGAGGGCTGCGAGCGGGCCAAGCTGGCGGTCAGCGGCCATGGCGTACTGGGTGAGGTCGTTGGTGCCCAGGCTCGCGAAAGCCACCTCCCGGAGGATGGCCTCGGCGGTGAGCGCCGCGGACGGGACTTCCACCATGACCCCGGGGGTCTTGATCCCTGCCTCGGTGCACAGGGTGGCGAAGCGGGCGGCCTCCTCCGCGGTGGAAATCATCGGCGCCATGACCCATACGTCCGCCTCGGATTCCTGTTCGGCGCGGGCGATGGCCTGCAGCTGGCGTTCCAGCACGCCCGGTGTGGTGAAATCCGTGCGGTACCCGCGGACGCCGAGGGCGGGGTTTGGTTCGGTGGCGTCGGTGAGGAAGGGCAGCGGCTTGTCCGCGCCGGCGTCGAGCGTCCGGAGCACCACCTTCTTGCCGGGGAATGCATCGAAGACGCCCTTGTACGCGGCGGCCTGTTCGTCCACGGTGGGCTCGGTGTCGCGCTCCAGGAAGCAGAATTCGGTCCGGAACAGCCCCACGCCCTGCGCGTTCAGCTTCGCGGCGGCCAGGGCGTCCTTGGCCCCGCCGACGTTGGCGAGCAGCGGCACGAGGTGGCCGTCCGCCGTCGCGCCCGTTCCATCGAAGTCCGCCAGCAGCGACGCGGTGGCGGCCCAGTGCTCTGCGGCGGCCCGCTGGGAGTCATCCGGGTCCACGGTGATCAGGCCGGCGGCGCCGTCGACGTAGACCTCGGTGCCGTCCGGGAGCTGGTCGACGCCGGTAGCCGCGACGACGGCGGGCAGGCCCAGGGAGCGGGCGATGATCGCCGTATGGGACTGCGGGCCGCCGCCGGCCGTGAGCAGGGCCAGGATCTTCTCCGGATCAAGGGTGGCGGTGTCCGCCGGGGCCAGGTCCTCGGCGATCAGGATGAACGGGGTGGGGGAGGACGGGATGCCCGGGGCCGGGACGCCGCGCAGTTCGGCCACGATCCGGGCCCGGACGTCCAGGACGTCGGTGGCGCGCTCGGCCATGTAGCCGCCCAGGTTGTGCAGCATTTCCGAGACGGAGGCGCCGGCTTCCCAGATGGCCCGCTGGCCGGAGGTGCCGCGG
This DNA window, taken from Pseudarthrobacter sp. ATCC 49987, encodes the following:
- the ald gene encoding alanine dehydrogenase — its product is MIIGVPKEIKNNEFRVAITAAGVHEFRTHGHSVLVERGAGLGSGITDEEYAIAGAEIVADADDVWARADMVMKVKEPVKAEYHRFRKGLILFTYLHLAAEPELTQELINTGVTAIAYETVQEGRSLPLLAPMSEVAGRLSVQVGATSLMAPAGGKGVLLGGVPGVRPAKVVVLGAGVAGTNAAAMALGLGADVTILDININRLRELDAQYQGRLKTVASNAYEIEKSVVDADLVIGSVLIPGAKAPKLVTNELVSRMKPGSVLVDIAVDQGGCFEDTHPTTHQEPTYKVHNTIFYCVANMPGAVPNTSTYALTNVTLRYAVSLANLGVKAAFERDAALAAGLNIAGGKVAHRSVSEAHNLPLVADWHELVSA
- a CDS encoding PucR family transcriptional regulator, which encodes MQQDVEQLVEQVALRLSRGLSLEDLDGQLLAYSSNQSHADRVRVNFLLSKRVALDVSAWQLSHGIATAVRPVVVPANEELGMLGRVCVPLLVRGFRVGYLWVQLEAGEPNATSVLAHLPEVARELEQLSALLLDSNTAESEFRRRREQEFLAACQGESNAVAAVAGWKEVQGRGPWQLVTVLDADGWAEGSDPIASTLIHRSAALQATIGVDAALFSAGTETHAVVLFKESTGRADHAQVLVHYQLELAKRSGRPVHRIILGTSEGFARPRELADAYRQSRQAAQAAAVDPQLGELVDCRATGIYELLASAGGGAGAWADAGSVYFRLLEDHDRNQELLPVLELFYDNDGSVQEVADKLHLHRSSIYNRLGRIRQLLGVDPLKGIVRLELHAALKARRWAARPRI
- a CDS encoding helix-turn-helix domain-containing protein; translated protein: MTLIAPRVTAALPAEDAQKLRYALDGSDDITVFVDGTVHRLPAQARDAVVDLLARFSRGDAVTVSSVEEMLTTSRAAELAGISHTYLRNMTDRGEIPVEYRGTHRRIRLADIMAWLEKQKKNNTADGAPDHGDDGAADAS
- the ptsP gene encoding phosphoenolpyruvate--protein phosphotransferase, which encodes MQNFPGVGVSPGRIIGTIRQMPKPVSEPPAGEQLPAGVTAEEASAALKTAAKAVHDELKARAETVSGDGKAVLEATALMATDTMLLKSAAKLIGRGTSGQRAIWEAGASVSEMLHNLGGYMAERATDVLDVRARIVAELRGVPAPGIPSSPTPFILIAEDLAPADTATLDPEKILALLTAGGGPQSHTAIIARSLGLPAVVAATGVDQLPDGTEVYVDGAAGLITVDPDDSQRAAAEHWAATASLLADFDGTGATADGHLVPLLANVGGAKDALAAAKLNAQGVGLFRTEFCFLERDTEPTVDEQAAAYKGVFDAFPGKKVVLRTLDAGADKPLPFLTDATEPNPALGVRGYRTDFTTPGVLERQLQAIARAEQESEADVWVMAPMISTAEEAARFATLCTEAGIKTPGVMVEVPSAALTAEAILREVAFASLGTNDLTQYAMAADRQLGPLAALNTPWQPAVLRLVGLTVEGSVAEGHSKPVGVCGEAAADPALAVVLTGLGVSTLSMTARSLAAVAAVLKTVTLAEAQELAKLALSAPSATEARAWVREKLPVLEELGL